The DNA sequence AGAACCTAGGACTGCAGCCGTCAacccctctgctagggtttgcttCCACTGTCACGTTGAGCTAAGAGAACTTGTTACTCCATGTAAGTATTCCTTCTTGTTCGTCCTGGTTCCTTTTCACCTTTTCGACATTTTAGTTAAGAGCCTCTGTTAACTCCATCTCCTGGTTCTGTCCCACCCTGTTTTCAGCCCCATAGTTCATCCTTAGAGCTGTTGTGCTCGGGGTCGTGCCGTTTGGGTCTCTACTAAGCTTTTTCCAGGTACGAGGAAGTTAGAGTCAGAGTCTTGATTGTTTTCTGGCTGAGTTAGAGTTTGTTGAATGTTGTATGCACTGTATGATTGTGTTGAATGCGTGAACGACCATGTACTATCATTTTGGGTGTGAGCATGTGACTGTTGCAGGAGAAGTAGTGGCGAGATCTGTCAATCTCACCCAGGCGAGACTTGTAGGAGCAAACCAAGGTTTTCGCGAACCCTTGCCCAGGCGGAGGACTCTGGTTTTGAGCGAGGcctagtctcgctcaagcgatagccactcgcctaagcgatGAGGAGTGAAGGCCTGGAGTGCTGCTGTGGTTTAGCCCAAGCGAGAGACCTCGTTGTTGGGTGATAGgttgtctcgctcaggtgagccaggactcgcctaagcgagcctgcGAGAAAGTCCCAGCACTAGTCgtgatctcgcctaagcgagagtctattgcctaagcgagagtacccctctcgcttgagcgagatacGCTGCAGGTTGGAGGACTTTGTTAATTTGGTAATTGTATTGTTGGTTTATGATGTGTTTTGTATGATGTATGAAGTCTGTGAAATGAAAAGGCATGGTATGTTCtgtattataaatttgatagatgtgattgagggatcttggcatgtgaaatcAATGAATGGGTTGGAATTAAAGAGGCATGATATTgttatgagatgaggccctatactcatggggtggtaatgaccagtggtatggattcaacatgtgaTAAGAATGAGGATTCATTTTCAGAGGTTGGTATGAAATTGTAAGCATGATTAGTGTTCTCTGATTGTTGATGTATGATttttggtctgtgtcagtgtgtaattccttgaagtctctaggtgagacctccggggttgcgcttcaaTGATCggaacgtaattccatgacccctgttagtgggtgttcatggtggtgccccatctgtatagtttagtaaggattcaaggtaaggttgcatcctgacactctaaggagtcagttagtctcacctagagcggaccgactcctgtggtgagtgtagcaggaggcctgaaattcattaacggctaaccttgtggtgagggaaattgattcattgtaacacttgtaacacatagctcgggggtgagcatctcgggggtgagcagaggtttccaccacaagtgcaagcatccgctgaatccgacaagactatacgtatccggatgagtcgaatcagggtctagtgtattgtttgtGAAGTCAGAACATGTTTGTATGATATATGAAATGTTTGGATTGTGTAATGATGTGTAATTACTTGATGAActgttttactctagcttaccgtGTTTGTTGTCtgattgtcttgtatgtggctcttctttcttgcgatgatcatcaatttaattaatgggagcagatgggcgaggtcctcgtggtcaacaagggaatggtgactccgttacttagccatctgggctggatttCTCTATTATGAGCTTTCTTTTGGGACCACGACCCATATATTTGGCTGCCCTTTTAAAACTTCCATTTCTTTCAGTTTGACTACTGTATTTGTTTAGTTAACGTCTTGGTATGCCTTGATCTATCGTAAGGCGTTTTGTAGAAACTCTAAGACTGCGCTGCTATGTTATTATGTtgtgacatttcctttaattacggctattaattaaatggggtgttacagtaataatcattttaattcatCTAATTAGAGTCCTcagttaattaataaaagacttcaaaatatttgtatgattaaatgtatttttagtacatgtatataaaaaaattaaaaaagaaaaaaagttaacaaattgGCTTGCCAACCTATTATCTTGTCCATTGACAAGGTGAACCATAGTTTTTAGCCCACTCGTACTCTATTTTTGGTGAACCAAGTCAAAGTGAGTCGTGCCAACTTGTTTTTCCACCCTTAATGTTAGACTTATACTTTTAGTTAAAGAGAAAATCTTTTTacttaaaagtataataattaaGCTCCATGATTCAATTGTGAATTTACTTACTTAACTTAAGTCACAAGACAAGTCATTTACAAAAGTCTCATCTTCAACAACTATCCATTTCATCTTCAACAATCGTCCATTGGGAACAATTAATGTCATTTGCAATAATTTGTTCCTTAATAATTGCTTTATCGAGAATTGAGCTTGTGTATCGTTGTGGCAAACAACGGTACAAGTAAGGGTCACCACTAAGGTAATTGTGGTTAAAAATGCTTTCACTTGAGAAATAATGTACTAATGTGAAATGACTCATTCTTAAGGAGAAATTTGTTAGGAAAACAAGTGTAAGTTGGAGCTTCACATTgagaaaaaatgagaaagttgaacaaCATATAAGGAAGAAAAccttagagatggcaaataaacctaCCTCGTCGGTATATTTGCCCGAATTTGTCCCCATTTTAACAGGGAATTCTCGCATtaactgggtatgggtatggagaatctctgcctttttcaattgggtatgaagATGTACATATCGCCGCCATAATATctgtccccgtttaaattattaaaatattcacaattaattaagtaactatatatatatatatatatgtatactttctattttttatttcttctaattatttggtttgtcatgaaacttattcgcatctccaatatatttttcatcttatcataacctttatgtaattatgttaaaatgatgtatgtcgattaaaaagttattatgtctcacatttgaatatttttattatttttttacaatttttatttattgtatatttttctttcacatgataatgtttaatactctcaatttaagtatttaatagcataaacctttcatttactaggtaatataacaaaaaaaatctttacttattattattaatttttgtttcatttgaagaactattttattttgctaaaataatttttgttaattttcaaccattaagtatatatatgttgatatttgaacatttttcttagatctctgagatattttttgtcttatcatacccttagttatacatttgttttctttttgtgcgatttctttcaatagtctctcaaattattttgaacacacatttgttaattttttaacatttttatttgttgcttattttcaccatgtagaataatatttcgatatattttatctaattattttttattttctcattatcaatctataatttttttactataattgtataaataaattttatttactacaatataaaaatttaatgtaattgccataaatatttttttatcaccatccaacatattttggagttcaaaagatacaagatctatgtcaaaattttattattatgtattatttgttctttgcgtcattttgaacaagtgatgtattataacttttattagtgtataaaaaagagattcattagaaattaaaaaattgaagtaaacaaacatttaaaatatattttaatttgaatatttgtttttattttatatttttttataaatatttttaaattttatcaactaggtttcattaatgtttgcaaatttaataaatgttttggtcaAGGGCGGAACTTAGTGTTGACATaagggagccatggctcccccaacactttttttttctaattttttatatatttttaaaaaatattttatatattataattttatttatattaatttagtttaaaaaaaccttttttaaatttaaaaattatctttttcttttttattataatttcttttatttctttatttgttttttttgtgtctctatctctttctctttttttgtttctatttcaattttcatcatcaattttttatttttttcaaaatcaaattgcacttagaaaaaattgaggagttaaggaacattttggattaaacaatttctttttttgaataaatttattttttactcttttttttccgAAGTAATATATGCCTTTTTTACGCTTTAGGCATATCTCTATcggttagagatcataaaatcatgctttaattgttcatcaaactcttctttgagTAGATAGAGTTATTTTAGACTTTtaagttgtgtaagggaagaacaaAATTATGAATCTCTAAGATAAGAGAATGTAATAATCTAgaagttattatttttcttagaatATTGAGTCTTGGTTTTAAGATTTAGTTTaggatattcataatttaatatttttctaaataggtgagaggtgacaaatttatattagaaaaattatggcaaagagtaaaataattgatttttttttaaatggaaggcttgtgatgaagatgaaaaaagtaCATCTATGTCATATAAACTTGAGAAACTTTATGAgaatccaaaaattgaagaaaatgaaaaacaactctctaaagTTCCTAAAgttgtatataataaatttttaaatgctTTAGAATGTGATTCCGGAAAGTAACTTTTGCtccttttttttaacatattattgttgatgataaattttatgctacttttttatatatattattgtcatattattTGGATTCTATTGTTATGAGTGATtgttttgaatagaaaaaatgatgtgagaaaattaaaacttttttaactaaaaataataatttatatataacaaatataatttggccccCCTAAAAGTTTTGTTGAAGTTCCGCCATTggttttggttctcataaaattttatatggtattataatctaaaatgtaaacaattataattaatttcaaagtatttgatatcgaagaaaacACACCATCCTCctaattagggatgtcaacaaaattcgtacccgcgggtatccgtggataaaacccACAACGggtagaaaacaaatattaaaaatagatacccgctacccgtgggtacgagtatttttgatactTGCATGTTAACGGGGAGGGTACGactatcatagtatccgtacccgtgggtaCTCGTACCCGTGGGTACTCGTACCCACTAAACTTACACCCCTtaacattcttctctttcctttctttgaaattgggcatatacatcaaaccttatatagacaatgacgtttatggtatgcttgttgtcaaatgatggaatcaaaataagaatacttggcatgtgacaattgaggtttattatttgcttattttgtttattttcaggAACCAATCGGAGAAAATGAGtttgttgatcaaagcactaattaaagaatttctattgtgttgaacgtcattttatatttacttttacaattatttggacttgtatcaacttgagtttatttgaactttatttaaaatttatgacaatattgtattttattttatttgaatttatgattaaatatttgttttttaaatgattttgcaaatacccgcgggtacccgtggatacccgtggatatgaaaaaaataggcggatACCCGCACaatggatacccgacggatatgagTACCGGTACGGGAcatatatttatccagcgggtagggtacaggggagctactacccgtaccatacccgccccgttgacatccctactcctaatattgaatatttgataatattatgtttcttttaccgtaattttttattattttataaaaattaattaaaattaacattgacGTAGTAAGAAAACATGTGCAAGTATAAGTATGAGATTATATCCATTATCCGGTAaggatgaggatgagacaaaagtttgatactcattgggtttgggtatggggatgagttttttctacaaaaataaGTATGTGATAGCAAAACATGTCCCCATCTCACCTATTGCCATCCCTAGAAAATCCACAAATatattgtcttaaggttttgcaCTGAAACTTTTAACttaaaaccttaagacaataagttcgtatattttttagaaatgatTTCATGTTCTCTTACATGAGTTGTCTCATGTCTAATTGGTACCGACTCTCCATGTTGTATCCCATCGAAATATCCTGCCATTTGCATATACTTTCAACTCACTAACAaaccattttaatattttattctctttaatAATCACTCAAACCAACCTTAACATTTCATTTTCCACAATCCTCACTTgacattaaaaaatttgaacacTAGTAAAGTTTAACACTAAAAGTTCAAAATGGTTAAGATAAACTTCTTTTAAGTTGGCTCAAGTACCTAGTCTCATATGGGTTTTCTTAGTGCATCTTgttactaataataacaaatgtGTGTGCATAAAACATATTGTGTCACATGTGGAGGGAAATTACATATTAAAAGGGTTATTCAGACTGCAAAAGGTAACATAAAGAAGGAGATTGTGTTTTGGTAGGTACAAGGTTATTTAGAGTGTATATATTGTTTCCTATAGATccatttttcaatcttttttattGGATACTTTGAGCATTGttcataccttttttttttcatcatatttaCTTACCCATTTGTAAGTTCCTCGAAATAGGAATATTATCCAAATAtctcatataaataataaagatattttctattaattttctttatttactgAGTTCTTCGGATTATTGaacaattacaaatatttaaatgattttatggTCGCATATATATCTTATACAATTCTTATTTGGATATATGacaaatcaattttttcaaCAATGAAATAAGTCGAGTTGTTAATATAGTGAGGTCATcatagtaatattatttttaagaaaattataaatttctaaactttacccaaattttttagCGGGATAAAATTTCACACGTATTCAAATTGTCGCAAATTCATGTCTTGTTTTTCTACCTCTATTTAcatctttatcatttttaaaatatgtgtgATAATGAAATAGTTTTATACTCAAGtggaatttatattatttaattattgattttataatttaaatttacatttatattggataatataaagaaaaagacaatATCACGAATTACTGACTAAATTTATAGACAGTTTAATTACTTTAAGTTTACATGCAAGAATAAAAGTGTGTGAAATTTTTACATTCATTGTTTTCGTGGGTTGTTTAGATTTCTAATCCACATTGTTATGAGTATTCGACTTGCTCAATTCATTATAATTGTAACTTTATGTTGATATTTGTTTGTctatttaatattcaatatttaatttgggATTAATTAATGCATTAATTCGAAAACTTAACTAAACCCGCTTAACTCCCCACAAAACAAGAGCATTTGCGTGGTTTAAAGCTTTTTTAACTTATACTTAAAAGATTGTAATCATTATTCATCACACACATATAATTAAGTTCttaaaaaagagtaaaagtttgaaataaaaaaaatttataaattaaataaaattttaatttaacttcgTGCTTTAACAATGTTGAAATACGCATACATTGCATATTTTGGTTCAATTATTTGGAAagctaataatttatttttttaatatctgtataaaaaattaaataaaaataaatgcctGTCCTATCGTTTTGTGATTTTGTACATGGGCTTTATTCGGGTTGGCCTTTTGAGCCTTACGTTTGTATCCTGAGcccaaaaacgaaaataaaaaaataaaaaacaaaaacttaacgTGTCACAACTTGGTGTCCTACTAAGTAGTAAAATCCAAAGGGAATTCCTCAAGCGAAAAACGATACGGTGAAATCTGAGCCGTTGACTAACCAAACTAAAAGCAAACATCTAACCGGACACGTCATCGATCCGTGTGAAACCCTTTCCTCCAATAAGAACCCATCTCTTATCCCTATATATAATTCCACTCTTCCCTCATTCACTCATTGCATCACAATTCGCTCACCCTCTTTCGCTTACGAAATCGCAACAACTTTTCAGCTTTTCCGGTTTTAAGATGGCACCAGCAAAGGCTGAGAAGAAGCCGGCAGAGAAGAAGCCAGCGGCTGAGAAGTCACCGGCGGAGAAGAAACCGAAGGCGGAGAAGAAGATCTCGAAGGAGGGCGGTAGCGACAAGAAGAAGAAGCGCGTGAAGAAGAGCGTTGAGACCTATAAGATCTACATCTTCAAGGTCCTAAAGCAGGTTCATCCCGATATCGGCATTTCCAGTAAGGCTATGGGAATCATGAATAGTTTTATCAATGACATATTTGAGAAGCTTGCACAGGAAGCGTCTCGTTTGGCGCGCTATAACAAAAAGCCTACCATTACTTCAAGAGAAATTCAGACTGCGGTGCGTCTCGTTCTACCTGGTGAATTGGCCAAACACGCCGTTTCTGAAGGCACAAAGGCCGTTACAAAATTTACTAGCTCTTAATTTAGGTTTTTAGGCGGTTCTATCGCGGATCTAGGGTTTCATgtggaacaatttttttttttttgagctTTAGTTCGTACATGTAATGATCTGAACTGTTTTTAATGAAAGCTTTACTTTGAATAATTGtgtattgattttgttttattcgaTTTGATTTTATTGGGTTAAATGAGATTAGGTCAGAATTGTGTTTTCGACTGAGTTGATTCGATTGTTAGAGTTTAATTGGGTTATAGTTTGGCTaattttcaatttgattaaCCGCCTTAGATTCTTACGTGAATGCTTTTTTGaagctattttattttaaatttttgggaaCACTGATTACGGGGCTTGATATATAGAACTAGTAATTGGGTTGCTTACTGTCTTGTAAAAATTTCAGGTTATTGAGTGTGGGTCTCAATTCTTTGAGCTCTTTACTATTGTCCAGGGACACTGTAGACTCTTCTTGTGTTTTTACAATGTAGATTATATGTTTCTCTCGATTCGTTATGGTTTGTAAAGAAGCTCCATTTGGGGTAGTGATTTTTGTTTTTCGGGAAGACTTAATTCGATAAAATTTTCACAATACACTAGAATCAAAGGATTACTTTTTAATcctggaaaaaaaatttatggatAATAAGTATAATCTTGTATCTATATCGTGCACATctttttactaataatttatgaaaattaaaatatttattaaattattaaacattaataaaatctaattcatcaaatttaaaatatttttaaaaaaaatataaaaaaaataatattcaaattaaaatatattttaaatatttatttaatacaaattttaatgaatattttttttatatactaataaattttataatagatcaaaatgacataaaaaaataataaacataatagtaaaattttgatataaattttataataaaattatgataaaaaatattcataaaaattatattaaatttatatattttagtaaataaaagttatttatataattatattgaaaaaattacagtatgattaataatgagttaaaaataaaaaataaataaataaaatatatagaaatagtattctacttgatgaaaataaataataaataaatatattaaaatttaacaaatgtgtatactaaaaacaattagagagactattgaaaaaaattgcacaaaaaaataaatgtataattaaagatataataaaatgaaaaatactttatagattgaaaaaacttttcaaatatgaaaattgttttaaaaaaacaaaaaaattctctaaataaaacaaaaattattaataataagtaaatattacttttatattatctagtaaatgaaacgtttatgttattaaacacttaaattgagagtattaaacattttcatataaaaggaaaatatacaataaataaaagtattaaaaaataataaaaatattcaaatatgagacataaacatttttaattgatatacatcattttaacataattacgaaaatgttatgataagatgaaaaaatatattagagatgcgAATAAGTTtaatgacaaaccaaataattagaagaaataaaaaatagaatatatatatatatatatatatatgaggttgtttaattaatttttaatattttaataatttaaacggtaCATAGATATTACGGAAACATGTATTGTGGTGAAGATATTACATTCACGTACCATTTTTATACCTAATTAAAAAAGTCGGAATTTCTCATACTCATGTCCATACCTAATCAATATGGAGATTCTCCTTTAAAATAAAGACGGATTCGAATAATATCTATTGAAACGAGTTTATTTACCATCTTTTTACACAGAAGttatatgaaagaaaataatttcctATTAGCGAAAAgtgaatcaaattattttcaggCTGTAAATTGCTTTGTTTCGTTAACGGACCACGAATAAAAGGATACTTCTCATGATCCGATAATATAAGTTGGTTTGGTTATAACATTATAGAAATGTTTAAATTATGAACGGGGTGATATGTTTAAtatgagtttttcttttatttatatttttttatattagataaGAGACTTAGTCGGTATATGGTTGAtctaaataaacaatttttttttttcattcagtttccttttttttgtttgtctttCCTAGTTAGTTGTCCTTCCATTATATTATTTCTGGTAAGCTCTATTTCTTTTCGGTCTTCAAAATCCACATCAGATTTAGTTTATTTCTATTACAAATATCCTCCGGGAGCTTTTCCATGTATCTCTAATAACTTATTCTGTACccctaataaattttaaaattctcaatttaccctttgttaaaatataaaataatttttttttcttatttttctcttatttaatGTGCATAATTGATCTCACTTCCTATTTTAACTGAACTGCCTCCTTCACACATGATAGTGCTCTTCTTCCTCTTGCCTCTTTTGCTTTCCCACATCCACAACTAGTGTTGCTTTTCCAAATCTGCAAATAGTGCATCTTGGAAACTTTTGCTCCCACATTCGTAAAagtggtttatttatttatcttttttaatttttacatattataCTTGAGAAGAAGTTGATTTATATTTGACATTATTatccattatttttatttgctgcatgttttcttttttgtttgtcGATGTGctgtttgtttttgttagatTTACAAATTCTATaaaaacggatgtcgacatccgattTGATAATTGGTATTATGGATGTCGACTTCtgtaacttattttttttttgttttacggATGTCAAAATTTGTTATTGTAATTTGACTTACGATTGTTGACATTCGtagtctattttttaaaattttggatacactggatgtcgacatccgttatGATTATTTGGCTTACGGATGTCGATATCCATAACTGCTTTAGGGTAtaccggatgtcgacatccgatATGATGAATTGGTTTATGAATGTCGACATctgtagtattttttatttaattttattgtattttggatgtcaacatccgatataatgattttgaatttttttgaaattttgaactttTCGTTTTggttaattgtttatatttttaaagatatgcCTAGGACATGAGGTGGCACCACACACCATGGTCGTTCCTCTAGACGTTACTCTAGTCGTTCTTCACAGGATGACACTACATGTCCTAATAATACATCCTAATAATACATACGTCTTTCTTCCGAGTTGtccattatatttattagaTCTTAGAATAATAACAATGAAACCAAGATCAAAAGGAACCCCTCATACCTACTTAATTAAATCTTTACGTGTGGGGAAAATCTCATTAGTTGTAAAGTTAGAGGTATAATCTTCTTTGCATATATCatgaatgaaagaagaaaagtttgacaCCAAACTCAAATTTACTTGAGAATCCAAAAACTCAAATAACTCAAACGAAAATCTTCCATAATTATAATCACCTacaattaattaacaaaaaatcacTAAAAGTATGAAAGAGCCTTCAtaacttcaaatttttattaatttctccaaagaaataaaaagaataattactACATCAATATTTtgaatacaaacaaaaatatagaaaataaaaaatacacacGAAGCAATAaagtttaaacaattttttttaatcttaataccAGATGTGGACATCTG is a window from the Vigna unguiculata cultivar IT97K-499-35 chromosome 7, ASM411807v1, whole genome shotgun sequence genome containing:
- the LOC114190141 gene encoding probable histone H2B.3, whose product is MAPAKAEKKPAEKKPAAEKSPAEKKPKAEKKISKEGGSDKKKKRVKKSVETYKIYIFKVLKQVHPDIGISSKAMGIMNSFINDIFEKLAQEASRLARYNKKPTITSREIQTAVRLVLPGELAKHAVSEGTKAVTKFTSS